A single window of Eucalyptus grandis isolate ANBG69807.140 chromosome 1, ASM1654582v1, whole genome shotgun sequence DNA harbors:
- the LOC104433073 gene encoding uncharacterized protein LOC104433073, protein MARSLLLFFIMADAFLVFATADLKSDSPDSSSTSAVRGATLTAAQETTNRKLGRHQMRLEMAFGGPSASPSRALAQSEASSSDLSPTSLVEQELLLVKQKHHSSADKSVAGGGVILGGLATTFLVAVFCYIRATGRHKSESEAASNTADNA, encoded by the coding sequence ATGGCAAGatctctcctccttttcttcatcaTGGCTGATGCTTTTTTGGTTTTCGCGACGGCAGATTTGAAGTCAGACTCCCCCGATTCTTCTTCGACTTCAGCTGTCCGCGGCGCAACGCTGACAGCGGCCCAAGAGACGACGAATCGGAAGCTTGGGAGACATCAAATGAGACTTGAGATGGCCTTCGGAGGGCCGAGCGCAAGCCCGTCTCGTGCCCTGGCTCAAAGCGAGGCTAGCTCTTCTGATCTGTCGCCGACTTCGTTGGTCGAGCAAGAGCTCCTTTTGGTGAAACAGAAGCATCACTCGTCGGCGGATAAGTCTGTGGCCGGTGGCGGGGTCATCCTCGGCGGCCTCGCCACGACATTCTTGGTGGCGGTGTTCTGCTACATAAGAGCGACGGGAAGACATAAATCGGAGTCGGAGGCTGCTAGTAACACGGCTGATAATGCCTAG